One stretch of Arachis duranensis cultivar V14167 chromosome 1, aradu.V14167.gnm2.J7QH, whole genome shotgun sequence DNA includes these proteins:
- the LOC107485769 gene encoding putative lipid-binding protein AIR1: protein MVSKTSSSIALFLIVNILFFSLVSACGTCPGPNPKPKHHKGSSGQGPSRGSGGSGGSTPSGGSTPSGGGSTPSGGTTPSGGSTPSGSASCPRDALKLGVCANVLNGLLNVTLGQPPVTPCCTLLNGLVDLEAAVCLCTALRANILGINLNLPISLSLLLNVCSRQAPRGFQCN from the coding sequence ATGGTTTCCAAAACTTCTTCTTCCATTGCTCTTTTCCTCATCGTCAATATCCTCTTCTTTTCACTTGTCTCCGCCTGCGGAACTTGCCCTGGTCCTAACCCGAAGCCGAAGCATCATAAGGGCAGTTCAGGGCAAGGCCCTTCACGCGGTTCCGGTGGTTCTGGTGGCTCGACACCTTCTGGTGGATCCACTCCATCAGGCGGTGGTTCCACTCCCTCAGGTGGAACTACTCCTTCTGGTGGATCCACCCCATCAGGCAGTGCGTCATGCCCACGTGACGCACTCAAACTCGGCGTCTGTGCAAACGTACTCAACGGTTTATTGAATGTGACTCTGGGTCAGCCGCCGGTGACCCCTTGCTGTACTCTTCTCAATGGTCTCGTCGATCTCGAAGCCGCCGTGTGTCTCTGCACCGCGCTTAGGGCAAACATTCTCGGCATCAACCTCAATCTCCCCATCTCCCTTAGCTTGCTCCTCAATGTCTGCTCAAGGCAAGCTCCACGTGGCTTCCAATGTAACTAA